One stretch of Ictalurus punctatus breed USDA103 chromosome 5, Coco_2.0, whole genome shotgun sequence DNA includes these proteins:
- the pop5 gene encoding ribonuclease P/MRP protein subunit POP5: MVRLKARYLLCEVCVSDSSSLQLLEERGIYQAVRAAVVKAHGEYGAARFSIGSSVAYVNAYTGVVMLRFRKVHYQLLWSALPFITSIWSQGKKVQCFFNCIHVGGTIRTCQKFLVRYGRQQLCRMLPHCKTEAEKQEVRRAVLSCSLQKFNVDDEGDDDEGSEEEET, translated from the exons ATGGTGCGGTTAAAAGCCAG gtaTCTgctgtgtgaggtgtgtgtttcAGACTCCAGCAGTTTGCAGTTGTTGGAGGAAAGAGGCATTTATCAGGCGGTGAGAGCGGCGGTGGTTAAAGCGCATGGAGAATACGGAGCTGCTCGCTTCAGCATCGGTTCTTCAG tggcCTACGTGAACGCATACACCGGCGTGGTGATGCTGCGCTTCCGGAAAGTCCATTATCAGCTCCTCTGGTCTGCTCTGCCCTTCATCACCAGCATATGGAGCCAGGGGAAGAAAGTGCAGTGCTTCTTCAACTGTATACACGTCGGAG GCACCATCAGAACGTGTCAGAAGTTCCTCGTGCGATACGGGAGACAGCAGCTGTGCCGAATGCTGCCGCACTGTAAGACTGAGG ctgaaaaacaggaagtgaggagaGCGGTGCTGAGCTGCTCACTCCAAAAATTCAACGtagatgatgaaggtgatgacgATGAAGGTAGTGAAGAGGAGGAAACCTAA
- the rnf10 gene encoding RING finger protein 10 yields the protein MLESSPALSPELGLSLSPRDMEKNPNANTKVPPRSSSTGPAPTDSKTKTDTKNNGSSKRCNRKREPAFPKAESFPGPRRTHPQKGKNFDKRPPQRGGGGGRQGGLMGGGRREEVAETRRAEFSPAQFSGPKKISLNHLLNFTFEPRGGHVGSGGDGHSCWGRRNKWGHKHKPFNKELFLQANCQFVVIDDQDYQAHFTDPDTLVSWDCVQQVRIYSHEVPSCPICLYPPVAAHMTRCGHIYCWPCMLHYLSLSEKTWSKCPICYEAVHSADLKSVVAMETHQYVPGDVITMRLMRREKGVLVALPSSQWVKVEEPIHFGDVRLSSYSKLLLASQDQVLGLLAEERAALQAQLKQEHDDPQACFIQSALLQLQEREDGLLKRTVPDKGVVEGADMRKLSLTDSTVAEVTVNKLSSSKPVLQYASAFDDEIQETLEELPEVLPGQEVVSEVAKQVPGGPKEETLTNEAGPQQNSQHGPYYYFYQAEDGQQMFLHPVNVRCLLREYGSLENSPHSISATVVEIEGHTVNEDVRRRHRYLSHLPLTCEFSICELNLQPPVLSKETLDSFSDDLERRRRARQKKARDEKRREKRIEMEENRKQGKYPEVHIGLENLQHFPAFGSPPLHIPPGQNPEFFLGPPSPLSSSPASDVAMFPSLNGSSPSVSVGSVEEDSPCVSFAQMLRDGKARADVWPKPPPKKDVFLALPVADSDGESDGSDRVPVPSFQNSFSQAVEAAMLQLDHKPPAKAEAPPTADEKGGKKKKKKQKLLFSTSMVHTK from the exons ATGCTAGAGAGCTCGCCTGCTCTCTCCCCGGAGCTCGGCCTCAGCCTTTCACCCAGAGACATGGAGAAGAACCCGAACGCAAACACCAAGGTCCCGCCCCGTTCCAGCTCCACAGGCCCAGCGCCAACCGATTCTAAAACTaaaacag ACACAAAGAATAATGGCAGCTCCAAGCGCTGCAACCGTAAGCGTGAGCCTGCCTTCCCGAAAGCAGAGAGTTTTCCAGGCCCCCGTCGCACCCACCCACAGAAAGGCAAGAATTTCGACAAGAGACCCCCCCAGAGAGGCGGAGGAGGCGGTAGACAGGGTGGGCTCATGGGCGGtgggagaagagaagag GTAGCCGAGACGCGCCGGGCCGAGTTCAGCCCGGCTCAGTTTTCTGGACCCAAAAAGATCAGCTTGAACCACTTGCTCAATTTTACCTTTGAGCCGCGTGGAGGCCATGTCGGCTCCGGAGGCGACGGGCATTCGTGCTGGGGTCGCCGCAACAAGTGGGGTCACAAACATAAGCCCTTCAACAAGGAGCTGTTCCTGCAGGCCAA CTGCCAGTTTGTGGTGATCGATGACCAGGATTATCAAGCTCACTTCACTGACCCCGACACTCTGGTCAGCTGGGACTGTGTGCAGCAGGTG CGAATCTACAGCCACGAGGTGCCGTCGTGTCCGATCTGCCTGTACCCACCGGTGGCAGCCCACATGACTCGCTGTGGCCACATCTACTGCTGGCCCTGCATGCTGCACTACCTGTCTCTGAGCGAGAAAACCTGGTCCAAGTGTCCAATCTGCTACGAGGCCGTGCACAGCGCAGACCTCAAGAG TGTTGTTGCTATGGAGACGCATCAATACGTGCCAGGTGATGTCATCACCATGCGGCTGATGCGCAGGGAGAAAGGCGTGTTGGTGGCTCTGCCCAGCTCCCAGTGGGTTAAAGTGGAGGAGCCCATTCACTTTGGAG acgTGCGTCTGAGCTCTTATTCCAAGCTGCTGCTGGCGTCTCAGGATCAGGTTCTGGGTCTGCTAGCGGAGGAGAGAGCGGCACTGCAGGCTCAGCTGAAGCAGGAACACGACGACCCGCAAGCCTGCTTCATACAGAGCGCCTTACTGCAgctgcag gagcgAGAGGATGGCCTGCTGAAACGGACCGTTCCGGATAAAGGCGTTGTGGAGGGTGCAGACATGAGGAAGCTGTCTCTGACTGACTCGACTGTTGCCGAGGTGACGGTCAACAAGCTCTCCAGCTCTAAG cCTGTTCTGCAGTATGCTTCGGCGTTCGATGATGAGATTCAGGAGACCCTCGAAGAGCTTCCTGAGGTCCTGCCCGGACAGGAAGTGGTGAGCGAGGTGGCCAAGCAGGTGCCAGGTGGTCCCAAAGAGGAAACCCTCACTAACGAGGCTGGGCCACAGCAGAACTCGCAGCACGGTCCatattactacttctaccaag CGGAGGACGGGCAGCAGATGTTCCTGCACCCGGTGAACGTGCGCTGCTTGCTGAGGGAGTACGGCAGCCTGGAGAACAGCCCTCATTCCATCAGCGCCACCGTAGTGGAGATCGAGGGCCACACGGTTAACGAG GACGTTCGTCGTCGACACCGTTACCTCTCTCACCTGCCCCTCACCTGCGAGTTCAGCATCTGCGAGCTCAACCTCCAGCCACCCGTCCTCTCCAAGGAGACACTGGACAGCTTCTCGG ATGATCTGGAGCGCAGGAGACGGGCGAGGCAGAAGAAAGCGAGGGATGAGAAGAGGAGGGAGAAAAGGATCGAGATGGAGGAGAACAGGAAGCAGGGGAAAT ACCCAGAGGTGCACATCGGGCTGGAGAACCTGCAGCACTTCCCAGCGTTTGGTTCTCCTCCTCTGCACATCCCACCGGGACAGAACCCCGAGTTCTTCCTGGGACCTCCGTCTCCTCTGAGCAGCAGTCCTGCCTCGG ACGTCGCCATGTTCCCGAGTCTAAACGGGAGCAGTCCGTCTGTCAGCGTAGGCAGTGTGGAGGAAGACTCGCCCTGCGTCTCCTTCGCACAG ATGCTGAGAGATGGAAAAGCCAGAGCGGACGTCTGGCCCAAACCTCCTCCAAAGAAAG ATGTATTCCTGGCTCTTCCAGTGGCGGACAGTGACGGGGAGAGCGACGGATCAGACCGTGTGCCGGTTCCCAGCTTCCAGAACTCCTTCAGTCAGGCAGTTGAAGCAGCAATGCTGCAACTGGACCACAAACCACCAGCCAAAGCTGAAGCTCCGCCCACCGCCG ACGAGAAGggagggaagaagaagaagaagaagcagaaactTCTCTTCAGCACCTCTATGGTTCACACAAAGTAA
- the polr3d gene encoding DNA-directed RNA polymerase III subunit RPC4 isoform X1 encodes MATPGSGDASSNPRPVAGGRGSMLNLRVPGRLPTMRSRDLTLGGVKKKTFTPNIIGRKSKEELKVNEGPRRERGNADRGRQRDGRGRGRGRPEVIQSHSIFEQGPAEMMAKRRAGAYEDTRDTPNSAPCPIINIKKEYRETEEETKEILRKLESDRFVDDPQLRNEARCCPVQLPLAVSGWVFKEEVEDDDADVGGLKVEKCEEDEKMSTESSGTAFTVKQEPPDVPVMKKAEPMFKSPPLPEPDLLPDLLQAWSRCKEEEFLFMQLPDSLPGQPPTSDARPTKTTVQSEDGQNMLQKAEGQQEEAEEENSCHLRELQEGVVGRMLVRKSGRVQLVLGDITLDVSLGTSCSFLQELVSVSTEGRRGDMTVLGHIEHKLVCSPDFEALLQNRA; translated from the exons ATGGCGACACCGGGCTCCGGTGATGCCTCTTCGAACCCAAGGCCCGTGGCTGGAGGTCGGGGCTCGATGCTGAACCTCAGGGTGCCCGGGCGCCTTCCCACCATGCGCTCCAGAGACCTGACGCTGGGAGGTGTGAAGAAG AAAACCTTCACCCCCAACATCATCGGCCGAAAGAGTAAAGAAGA ACTGAAGGTGAACGAGGGACCcaggagggagagggggaaTGCGGATCGTGGCCGACAGAGAGACGGGCGGGGCAGGGGGCGGGGCCGGCCAGAGGTCATCCAATCCCACTCCATCTTTGAGCAGGGACCTGCAGAGATGATGGCCAAGAGGAGAG CAGGTGCATACGAGGACACACGGGACACGCCCAACAGCGCCCCCTGCCCCATCATCAACATTAAGAAGGAGTATAGAGAGACCGAAGAGGAGACCAAAGAGATCCTGCGCAAGCTGGAGAGCGaccgt TTTGTGGACGACCCGCAGCTGAGGAACGAAGCACGCTGCTGTCCCGTGCAGCTTCCTCTGGCCGTGTCCGGCTGGGTGTTTAAAGAAGAGGTCGAGGACGACGACGCCGACGTCGGAGGATTGAAAGTGGAGAAGTGTGAAGAGGATGAAAAGATGAGCACGGAGAGTTCAGGAACTGCTTTTACAG TCAAACAGGAGCCTCCTGACGTCCCTGTGATGAAGAAGGCGGAGCCCATGTTTAAGTCGCCGCCCCTTCCTGAACCAGACTTGCTGCCTGACCTGCTGCAGGCGTGGAGTCGCTGCAAAGAGGAGGAGTTTCTATTCATGCAGCTCCCCGATTCGCTGCCGGGACAACCGCCGACCAGCGACGCCCGGCCCACTAAAACCACCGTGCAGTCCGAGGACGGACAGAACATGCTGCAGAAGGCTGAAGGACAG CAGGAGGAGGCTGAGGAGGAGAACAGTTGTCATCTGAGGGAGCTGCAGGAGGGTGTGGTGGGCCGCATGTTGGTGAGGAAGTCAGGAAGAGTGCAGCTCGTGTTGGGGGACATCACACTGGACGTGTCTCTGGGGACGTCCTGCTCCTTCCttcag gaattgGTGTCGGTGAGCACAGAGGGCAGGAGAGGGGACATGACCGTACTCGGCCACATCGAACACAAACTCGTCTGTTCACCTGACTTCGAGGCTCTCCTTCAAAACAGAgcttga
- the polr3d gene encoding DNA-directed RNA polymerase III subunit RPC4 isoform X4, producing MATPGSGDASSNPRPVAGGRGSMLNLRVPGRLPTMRSRDLTLGGVKKKTFTPNIIGRKSKEELKVNEGPRRERGNADRGRQRDGRGRGRGRPEVIQSHSIFEQGPAEMMAKRRGAYEDTRDTPNSAPCPIINIKKEYRETEEETKEILRKLESDRFVDDPQLRNEARCCPVQLPLAVSGWVFKEEVEDDDADVGGLKVEKCEEDEKMSTESSGTAFTVKQEPPDVPVMKKAEPMFKSPPLPEPDLLPDLLQAWSRCKEEEFLFMQLPDSLPGQPPTSDARPTKTTVQSEDGQNMLQKAEGQEEAEEENSCHLRELQEGVVGRMLVRKSGRVQLVLGDITLDVSLGTSCSFLQELVSVSTEGRRGDMTVLGHIEHKLVCSPDFEALLQNRA from the exons ATGGCGACACCGGGCTCCGGTGATGCCTCTTCGAACCCAAGGCCCGTGGCTGGAGGTCGGGGCTCGATGCTGAACCTCAGGGTGCCCGGGCGCCTTCCCACCATGCGCTCCAGAGACCTGACGCTGGGAGGTGTGAAGAAG AAAACCTTCACCCCCAACATCATCGGCCGAAAGAGTAAAGAAGA ACTGAAGGTGAACGAGGGACCcaggagggagagggggaaTGCGGATCGTGGCCGACAGAGAGACGGGCGGGGCAGGGGGCGGGGCCGGCCAGAGGTCATCCAATCCCACTCCATCTTTGAGCAGGGACCTGCAGAGATGATGGCCAAGAGGAGAG GTGCATACGAGGACACACGGGACACGCCCAACAGCGCCCCCTGCCCCATCATCAACATTAAGAAGGAGTATAGAGAGACCGAAGAGGAGACCAAAGAGATCCTGCGCAAGCTGGAGAGCGaccgt TTTGTGGACGACCCGCAGCTGAGGAACGAAGCACGCTGCTGTCCCGTGCAGCTTCCTCTGGCCGTGTCCGGCTGGGTGTTTAAAGAAGAGGTCGAGGACGACGACGCCGACGTCGGAGGATTGAAAGTGGAGAAGTGTGAAGAGGATGAAAAGATGAGCACGGAGAGTTCAGGAACTGCTTTTACAG TCAAACAGGAGCCTCCTGACGTCCCTGTGATGAAGAAGGCGGAGCCCATGTTTAAGTCGCCGCCCCTTCCTGAACCAGACTTGCTGCCTGACCTGCTGCAGGCGTGGAGTCGCTGCAAAGAGGAGGAGTTTCTATTCATGCAGCTCCCCGATTCGCTGCCGGGACAACCGCCGACCAGCGACGCCCGGCCCACTAAAACCACCGTGCAGTCCGAGGACGGACAGAACATGCTGCAGAAGGCTGAAGGACAG GAGGAGGCTGAGGAGGAGAACAGTTGTCATCTGAGGGAGCTGCAGGAGGGTGTGGTGGGCCGCATGTTGGTGAGGAAGTCAGGAAGAGTGCAGCTCGTGTTGGGGGACATCACACTGGACGTGTCTCTGGGGACGTCCTGCTCCTTCCttcag gaattgGTGTCGGTGAGCACAGAGGGCAGGAGAGGGGACATGACCGTACTCGGCCACATCGAACACAAACTCGTCTGTTCACCTGACTTCGAGGCTCTCCTTCAAAACAGAgcttga
- the polr3d gene encoding DNA-directed RNA polymerase III subunit RPC4 isoform X2 — protein sequence MATPGSGDASSNPRPVAGGRGSMLNLRVPGRLPTMRSRDLTLGGVKKKTFTPNIIGRKSKEELKVNEGPRRERGNADRGRQRDGRGRGRGRPEVIQSHSIFEQGPAEMMAKRRGAYEDTRDTPNSAPCPIINIKKEYRETEEETKEILRKLESDRFVDDPQLRNEARCCPVQLPLAVSGWVFKEEVEDDDADVGGLKVEKCEEDEKMSTESSGTAFTVKQEPPDVPVMKKAEPMFKSPPLPEPDLLPDLLQAWSRCKEEEFLFMQLPDSLPGQPPTSDARPTKTTVQSEDGQNMLQKAEGQQEEAEEENSCHLRELQEGVVGRMLVRKSGRVQLVLGDITLDVSLGTSCSFLQELVSVSTEGRRGDMTVLGHIEHKLVCSPDFEALLQNRA from the exons ATGGCGACACCGGGCTCCGGTGATGCCTCTTCGAACCCAAGGCCCGTGGCTGGAGGTCGGGGCTCGATGCTGAACCTCAGGGTGCCCGGGCGCCTTCCCACCATGCGCTCCAGAGACCTGACGCTGGGAGGTGTGAAGAAG AAAACCTTCACCCCCAACATCATCGGCCGAAAGAGTAAAGAAGA ACTGAAGGTGAACGAGGGACCcaggagggagagggggaaTGCGGATCGTGGCCGACAGAGAGACGGGCGGGGCAGGGGGCGGGGCCGGCCAGAGGTCATCCAATCCCACTCCATCTTTGAGCAGGGACCTGCAGAGATGATGGCCAAGAGGAGAG GTGCATACGAGGACACACGGGACACGCCCAACAGCGCCCCCTGCCCCATCATCAACATTAAGAAGGAGTATAGAGAGACCGAAGAGGAGACCAAAGAGATCCTGCGCAAGCTGGAGAGCGaccgt TTTGTGGACGACCCGCAGCTGAGGAACGAAGCACGCTGCTGTCCCGTGCAGCTTCCTCTGGCCGTGTCCGGCTGGGTGTTTAAAGAAGAGGTCGAGGACGACGACGCCGACGTCGGAGGATTGAAAGTGGAGAAGTGTGAAGAGGATGAAAAGATGAGCACGGAGAGTTCAGGAACTGCTTTTACAG TCAAACAGGAGCCTCCTGACGTCCCTGTGATGAAGAAGGCGGAGCCCATGTTTAAGTCGCCGCCCCTTCCTGAACCAGACTTGCTGCCTGACCTGCTGCAGGCGTGGAGTCGCTGCAAAGAGGAGGAGTTTCTATTCATGCAGCTCCCCGATTCGCTGCCGGGACAACCGCCGACCAGCGACGCCCGGCCCACTAAAACCACCGTGCAGTCCGAGGACGGACAGAACATGCTGCAGAAGGCTGAAGGACAG CAGGAGGAGGCTGAGGAGGAGAACAGTTGTCATCTGAGGGAGCTGCAGGAGGGTGTGGTGGGCCGCATGTTGGTGAGGAAGTCAGGAAGAGTGCAGCTCGTGTTGGGGGACATCACACTGGACGTGTCTCTGGGGACGTCCTGCTCCTTCCttcag gaattgGTGTCGGTGAGCACAGAGGGCAGGAGAGGGGACATGACCGTACTCGGCCACATCGAACACAAACTCGTCTGTTCACCTGACTTCGAGGCTCTCCTTCAAAACAGAgcttga
- the polr3d gene encoding DNA-directed RNA polymerase III subunit RPC4 isoform X3, giving the protein MATPGSGDASSNPRPVAGGRGSMLNLRVPGRLPTMRSRDLTLGGVKKKTFTPNIIGRKSKEELKVNEGPRRERGNADRGRQRDGRGRGRGRPEVIQSHSIFEQGPAEMMAKRRAGAYEDTRDTPNSAPCPIINIKKEYRETEEETKEILRKLESDRFVDDPQLRNEARCCPVQLPLAVSGWVFKEEVEDDDADVGGLKVEKCEEDEKMSTESSGTAFTVKQEPPDVPVMKKAEPMFKSPPLPEPDLLPDLLQAWSRCKEEEFLFMQLPDSLPGQPPTSDARPTKTTVQSEDGQNMLQKAEGQEEAEEENSCHLRELQEGVVGRMLVRKSGRVQLVLGDITLDVSLGTSCSFLQELVSVSTEGRRGDMTVLGHIEHKLVCSPDFEALLQNRA; this is encoded by the exons ATGGCGACACCGGGCTCCGGTGATGCCTCTTCGAACCCAAGGCCCGTGGCTGGAGGTCGGGGCTCGATGCTGAACCTCAGGGTGCCCGGGCGCCTTCCCACCATGCGCTCCAGAGACCTGACGCTGGGAGGTGTGAAGAAG AAAACCTTCACCCCCAACATCATCGGCCGAAAGAGTAAAGAAGA ACTGAAGGTGAACGAGGGACCcaggagggagagggggaaTGCGGATCGTGGCCGACAGAGAGACGGGCGGGGCAGGGGGCGGGGCCGGCCAGAGGTCATCCAATCCCACTCCATCTTTGAGCAGGGACCTGCAGAGATGATGGCCAAGAGGAGAG CAGGTGCATACGAGGACACACGGGACACGCCCAACAGCGCCCCCTGCCCCATCATCAACATTAAGAAGGAGTATAGAGAGACCGAAGAGGAGACCAAAGAGATCCTGCGCAAGCTGGAGAGCGaccgt TTTGTGGACGACCCGCAGCTGAGGAACGAAGCACGCTGCTGTCCCGTGCAGCTTCCTCTGGCCGTGTCCGGCTGGGTGTTTAAAGAAGAGGTCGAGGACGACGACGCCGACGTCGGAGGATTGAAAGTGGAGAAGTGTGAAGAGGATGAAAAGATGAGCACGGAGAGTTCAGGAACTGCTTTTACAG TCAAACAGGAGCCTCCTGACGTCCCTGTGATGAAGAAGGCGGAGCCCATGTTTAAGTCGCCGCCCCTTCCTGAACCAGACTTGCTGCCTGACCTGCTGCAGGCGTGGAGTCGCTGCAAAGAGGAGGAGTTTCTATTCATGCAGCTCCCCGATTCGCTGCCGGGACAACCGCCGACCAGCGACGCCCGGCCCACTAAAACCACCGTGCAGTCCGAGGACGGACAGAACATGCTGCAGAAGGCTGAAGGACAG GAGGAGGCTGAGGAGGAGAACAGTTGTCATCTGAGGGAGCTGCAGGAGGGTGTGGTGGGCCGCATGTTGGTGAGGAAGTCAGGAAGAGTGCAGCTCGTGTTGGGGGACATCACACTGGACGTGTCTCTGGGGACGTCCTGCTCCTTCCttcag gaattgGTGTCGGTGAGCACAGAGGGCAGGAGAGGGGACATGACCGTACTCGGCCACATCGAACACAAACTCGTCTGTTCACCTGACTTCGAGGCTCTCCTTCAAAACAGAgcttga
- the LOC108265302 gene encoding phytanoyl-CoA hydroxylase-interacting protein, translating into MAEVLDLLSTPHNVQISEVTCDSFRVAWEMTPEDAGRVTHYFIDLSRKAGGETNRFKHKDVPTKLVAKAVPLPMAVRGHWFLSPRTEYCVAVQTAIRQPDGDYQVSEWSPVVEFCTGDYAVDHLQQLLDKAQGVAGRLLRFSVFYRNQQPEYFHYVRTECGGLMPPSLKDNSGSHGSPINGKLRGIFLSCNTEFDTGLPPKDSPYGPLRFQISAALLLKPETHLYFADFYCMYTAYHYVVLVLAPVGSEGDRFCDGRLPLLDLSSNPFLTYVPGDEPTFCHASDVILEVMYTEALPLDQGTVAQIRGHHQLMSLSTANAKKDPSCKVCNISVGR; encoded by the exons ATGGCCGAGGTGTTAGATCTCCTCTCCACACCCCATAACGTCCAAATCAGTGAGGTGACCTGTGACTCGTTCCGCGTTGCCTGGGAGATGACCCCGGAGGATGCCGGACGTGTGACGCACTACTTCATCGACCTCAGCCGCAAAGCCGGAGGAGAGACGAACCGCTTCAAACACAAA GATGTTCCCACTAAGCTGGTAGCTAAGGCGGTGCCGCTGCCGATGGCCGTGAGAGGTCACTGGTTCCTGAGCCCCCGTACCGAGTACTGTGTGGCCGTACAGACGGCTATCCGCCAGCCTGATGGGGACTACCAG gTGTCTGAGTGGAGTCCGGTGGTGGAGTTTTGCACTGGGG ATTACGCCGTAGATCATCTGCAGCAGCTCCTGGATAAAGCTCAGGGTGTAGCGGGACGGCTGCTGCGCTTCTCCGTGTTTTACCGCAACCAGCAGCCCGAATACTTCCACTACGTCAG AACGGAATGTGGAGGTTTAATGCCCCCGTCTCTAAAAGACAACAGCGGCAGCCACGGCTCGCCCATCAACGGAAAGCTCCGTGGCATCTTCCTGAGCTGCAACACCGAGTTCGACACGGGTCTCCCTCCTAAAGACTCGCCCTACGGCCCCCTGCGCTTCCAGATCTCCGCCGCGCTCCTCCTGAAGCCCGAGACGCACCTCTACTTCGCCGATTTCTACTGCATGTACACTGCATATCACTACGTCGTCTTGGTGCTGGCCCCTGTCGGCTCGGAGGGCGATCGCTTCTGTGACGGGCGTCTCCCCCTGCTGGACCTCTCCTCCAATCCTTTCCTGACGTACGTCCCCGGGGACGAACCGACGTTCTGTCACGCCAGTGACGTCATCCTGGAGGTTATGTACACGGAGGCGCTGCCTTTAGATCAAGGCACGGTGGCGCAGATCAGAGGCCATCACCAGCTCATGAGCCTCTCCACGGCCAACGCCAAGAAGGACCCGAGCTGCAAGGTGTGTAACATCAGTGTCGGGCGCTGA